Below is a genomic region from Pleuronectes platessa chromosome 5, fPlePla1.1, whole genome shotgun sequence.
TGCAGCCGGGGCTGCCAGGCCTCTGCTACACGGGTTAGCACGGGGCGCACAGCTCGTCTGACAGCGGCCAACACGGAGCTGTCACTTGTTGGTTCTTTGTCTGTTCTCTTCTAATCTGTAGCTGGGGATCGAACACACGCCTTGTTGACGCTGTCACGTTTAAATAACCAGCCGCTGTCACGCTGGAGCTGTGCAAGCAAAGCCCTAAAGCAAAGCCCTAAAGCAAAGCCTTACTTGGCCAAAGGTGCTGCGGTGATAAATGTGGCTCAGGGTGCAACAGTGTATTCAGACTGGAGTGTGAGCCCGAGAGCTGCAGCCGGTTCGTCCGTGAGGCTGAAACAGCAGCAgttcaaccacacacacaccccacttCACTTTAAATGACTTTTAAATCATGTGTACACACCACGGCGGCGTGCACGTGTCAAACTCCTGGTGTCTTATTACAGCAAATCCCCTGCTGTCGAAGGAGTGGACATgtaatctgcacacacacactcatatgaTGTGGTCTCAGATTTTAACCGGCATATAACTAGTGACATTTGCTTTATCTTGCaacatttgttgttgttcatgTTGCACGGATTGAGCAACTATTACTATTGCATCAGAGCATTTCTTGGTTGTCACCCTCATGATCAACGGacagggtgtttgtgtgttgttgtgtgtttggagaTGTGAACAAATAAGTGCCGGATGATATGACCAAAAAGGATATCAAACTAAAAGTGTTCATGTCAGTCGGTAATAAATATCGACTGACGTGATTctcatgataaatgtcacattatttgtTTAGACagttttttgctcctgagtgaaggttgttcTTTTTAAAGCTTCATTATGGGCAGAGAATAAGTCTGAGGACGATCAATCGTGtgttaaatcacattattaGTATTATACCTTGAtgtattgcaatttttttttctattattgaAGAATATATAGTGGcaattattgatatttttcatCAGTTTCTATGCTCTACGCTTATTTCATGAACGATTACCAATCTTTACATTATTTGGTTTCATGAAAATGACGTAAAATACCGATCACAGTGTCATACATTAAAGTTGATTTACTTTGGAACTCTAGTTGTTTTCAAAACCCAaatgttttcaatttaaaactaaattaaaccaAAGTCAAGAAACAAATCGTCAAAGTGTAAAAGTCGGAACCAGATGATTGTATATTTTCTTGCAAAAAGTGATAAATCGATTATTTCAAATAGTTGcagattcattttctgtttaaCTGATTAATTGTTGCAGTTCTCAATACAAACTTATGAGAAGTGCTCATGAAGTTAgaagctacacaaacacactttatgttgacttgtgttgtgtttttccttccagGCCTCAATCAACGATATCATGGATCAGTGCAGCGGCTTCGAGTTGTAAGTATTCCGTccgtctgtgtttctgtccaatGGGTGATGTGGAAAAAATCAAGTGTGAGCCCTGTGCATTGAATGTCTCCACAGCAACATGGACGACTGCGAGAAGATCGAGATCTCGGAGGACGTGGTCAACCAGGGGACGGAGAACATCCGGCCCGAGTGCTTCGAGCTGCTGCGGGTCCTGGGGAAAGGCGGTTATGGAAAGGTACTTATGGAAAGCTACTTGTGGTACCCGAGAAGCAGCGAGGCCTGAGAAAGTCCACTGAACAAGCTCACACTCCTCTATGGCCATAAACACactttattgtgtattttgtggTTCTGAGTTATTTagactttttctctttttttttttctgcttttcatttgattattcAAACTATGTGAATCTCTCTCCGTTCTGTGCAGGTTTTCCAAGTCCGAAAAGTTGTTGGCGCTGAATTGGGCAAAATATTTGCCATGAAGGTTTTAAAAAAGgtacttcatttttttttttcaattgcaTCTCAATTAGAGTAATGTTcagctgctctcactttttcatTCTGTGTACATAATTGCATGCTTGTTGGCACAAATAAACATCATGGAGCTCCTTGTCTGCAAATATTGGCCGTCCTTGAAGCCAGTGGGTGGGGTAAGATTTCACTGCTAGTTGGTTGATTGCCATCTGCGCTGCTCTGCTGCAGCCTTGGCACTCGCAGCGCTCTGCTTCAGCCCGTTAGGTCCCGATTGACATTCACACCGCTCCTGCTTGATTTGTCTGAAACGACCCCGCTGACATGACAGAGACCTGCCAGATTTCAGCCAGTTGTTTCGAGCATTAAAAACGTCACAGTGGCGACACGGACAGACGGAGGCCTGGGCCAGTATTTATGATGCATCTCGGATAGAAAGACTTCTGTCCTGACTTGCCCAAACTGGAAACATGCATTCAGTCTTGCATTTAGGCTCCGGAGAAATCCACTTTATCAAGTTTAACAGGAAATGGTTCCTGCGTTCTCCAGAGTTCACGAGAGCTGCAGAACTTTTCTAACCTTAGTTCCCAGTGAGCAGATCAATAAGTAGAAATGCGGTATGTCCAAAGttggatttaaaaagaaaaattgtctATAACCAGACTGGATTAACATTCTGTTCAAGATTATTGTTTCATCTACAAATAGTGTGATCACTGCAAACAATGGTTAAATGTTCTTGCcgtttacacacaaacaaaaagatgCAGCTACATCAGAAATTTGACAGCTTTGGTTTACACCGTTACGCCTTAAATTTGGTATAGTTTGTGTATTGAGATAAACTGTCTTAGTCTTTCTGTGAGTGCAGTTAGCTTCTGATACATGTAACGCTGCAATCTGTAATGTAATTTCACCCATTATATCTTCTTCAGCCGGTTTGTGCTGAAAAAAACTGAGTGTCATATATCAGCCGTGTCATGTTACTTCTTGCACTATGAGGCTCATACACTCTGAATAAGTCCTCGTCTCAGATGCTCAATCGACACTGGCCCAGATAATCAGAATAAAAGGTCAAAGCATCGTAAGGTTAAAAGCTTTGCATTGGTGGATGgtaatttgtttcttttattatgAGACCACCAACTCTGCTCCCAGTAGAACTTTAACTCAGGTTTAACTCTCGTAACTGCAATATTCATTCTGTCTGTGCAATTCAATATtcacaattaaaaaatgtattgtaattCTTTGGTGTTGCAATTCTTTAAAGTGTTTAATAAGAAAGGACAGCTGTTTTACAACACAACTAAAGAAATGTAGAATCCGCCTCCAAGTTAATTCCTTAAACTAGATTAGTTGCTCAGCTCAGCAGCTGCTTCCCAAATGTTGCACAGTAGAATACGTCCATCTCTTAGTGATGCAGGACGAGCAGCTTGTTAGACTGTGACACTCACATTGGAACATTTCACATAAGCTGTGTGTAGAACATTCCCAGTTTCACTCACTGTATCTTTCTCTGGGCTGGGAACACCAGGCTATGATTGTGCGCAACGCCAAGGACACAGCCCACACCAAGGCGGAGAGGAACAtcctggaggaggtgaagcatCCCTTCATTGTCGATCTCATGTACGCCTTCCAGACAGGAGGGAAGCTGTACCTCATCCTGGAGTACCTGAGTGGTCAGTCTGAGCGACTACTAACATTCCTACTGAATTCAGAAATTGAGACTTTACTGTTGAATTGAGACTTGAATGCTGTGGACCTGTGCAGGAGGAGAACTCTTCATGCAGCTGGAGAGGGAGGGCATCTTCATGGAAGACACAGCCTGGTgaactttgtttattttcctattGATACATAACACATTTATAATGCAGCTTAACTCACTGGTGAAAAGGAGCCTCACCACGAACCTAATATTTAATAACAGCATTTAAATCTCTGTGTAGTTTTTACCTGGCAGAGATCTCCATGGCTCTGGGCCACCTGCACCAGAAGGGCATCATCTACAGAGACCTGAAGCCTGAGAACATCATGCTCAACAACCAAGGTGTGTGCTTTATCTCTAGCGCAGTACCCGTTCTAAACCTGTCTGTTTGGTAATGGGCGGTTTGCtcggcctgtggtgatgctggttttaAATTTCTTTCTAGAACGATAGTCTTGATTTGCTGCCTTGTTTATACACCCTAATACAGCAGAAGTCTATGATTTTTAACCCTTCACATTTGAGTTTAATGTGCAGATGCATGTATCCACTGGAACTATAATCAGCTGTGTCTGGTCGTGTTCCTTCCAGGCCACGTGAAGCTGACAGACTTCGGGCTTTGTAAAGAGTCCATTCACGACGGCACCGTCACCCACACTTTCTGTGGAACCATCGAATACATGTGAGTGGTGCTCTTTCATCTCTCTCATGCACTTGCTGGTACACCGGTTCTCCTCGCCATGTTAACCAATGATCATGGACTCTCAATCATTTGTTACAGGGCTCCAGAGATCCTGATGAGAAGCGGACACAACAGAGCAGTGGACTGGTGGAGTCTGGGCGCTCTGATGTACGACATGCTCACAGGCGCGGTCAGTTCAACAGTTCAAGCATAATACTGTTGTGTTTCTACGTCACTCATTTTCTGCGCCGTGCTCTGGAACATGCGAGTAAACCCGttgtcttctcctccctctgtagCCACCGTTCACAGGTGAGAACCGGAAAAAGACCATCGACAAGATCCTGAAGTGCAAGCTCAGCCTCCCGCCCTACCTCACACAAGAAGCTCGAGATCTGCTGAAACGGGtaactgctgtttgttcagctgCTCATGATACTACCGGTGTTTAACAGAATTAAATGTGGCGTTGTTGTGGTGGCGTTATGTTGACATGTTGCCGCTGGTTGTTGCAGTTGCTGAAGAGAAACGCCTCATCGCGGctgggagctggagcaggagacgCCACGGAGGTTCAGGTGAGAGCGCGGTGGAACACAGTCTGCTCACAGTGACACGACACACAGGCTCCTGTGGCTGAGCACTAAACCAGGCtgtgaataatacaaatgaGTAAAAATGACCAAAATGAATTAATTTGCCTTTTCCTGGAATTTGATGACACCGTTTGTAGGCTCATCCCTTCTTTCGACACATCAACTGGGAGGATCTGCTGGCTCGGAAAGTGGAGCCTCCTTTCAAACCCTTCCTGGTGAGTATCAGAGGAGCAGACCATAGAGATTTCTGAAAGGGAGGAAAGGCCCAAATTGTTATACTAGGTCTTTGCTAAGAGTCTGGCAACACTAAACATCTCTTACTCAATGTGAAGTTGCACTAGAAGGACTGTTTCACATTTCATGGACTGTCACAGCTGCCCTATAAGATTACATTCTAGCCACTGACGCTGTGCCGGTGGAGGCAATCGATTGGACCTTAGTTTTCCACATGATGGGATTTAACTTTAACTCTTCAGATTAAACCAACTCAACAACTTTCAGTAATCGAGCCACGGTCTTCCCTTGTTTCAGACCTCCTCCTATTTACCTTGATAGCTGGCACATCTGCTCGCgttgccccccctcctcacctgtctTTGTCTCATCTCTCTCTTCGCAGCAATCGGCCGAAGATGTGAGTCAGTTCGACTCGAAGTTCACCAGCCAGACGCCTGTGGACAGCCCTGATGACTCCACCCTCAGTGAGAGTGCTAACCAAGCCTTCCTGGTAACTCCTTTGTCTCTTCACCACAAAACGCAATCAAAATCAATATGAGCTTGTACTGAAACGTTCCTGTATGAAAATTTCCCCCTAAAATGTGTCTTAGCAGCAGCTGCACCTGTGTTTAACCTCTGGTCCCTTGCAGGGTTTCACGTATGTCGCTCCATCAGTCCTGGACAACATTAAAGAAAGGTTCTCATTTGAGCCCAAAACCCGCTCACCTCGACGGATCCTGGGCAGCCCAAGAACACCTCTCAGGTATGTCGACCCACCGACTGCAGCAGGCTCACCAGAAATGTCTGTGTTGAGAGATTACATTCTGGACCATGATAGATCTCAGTGGGTCTTGGTTCAGGTCCTGAGATCTGGCTTCACTTGAGCCAAATCCTTTATCGAATCCGGTTGTCTTTCTTATTTGTCGTCTTCTACAAGAACAGCCCCTCTTTCGTTATTAGATATTTTCGTACTTTTAGGTAGAAACGTCATCAAAACACCCACTCGTTCACTTTGAATTCTTCGTACGtcttcctgctgtattcttaACAGGCTCACTCAAATATTTTTGGGATATTTTCCAACAATTGTACGTGAAATGTCGAGAGCAACTGACACTTACAAattgcagaagttctctgtatGTCTGATATGTTTCAAAAGAAGTTTTTTCATAAGAAGTGATATATTTTAAGTTTCCTCCACAACTACAATCGCTGAGTTGTGTTCATCTGATGAACCATAACTCTTATATTACTGTACTCAATGGCTGAATCTGACCAAAGAAAAAGCCAAAAGACACATGAACAACATGTTTCTGAATGTTGTAAAACCTTGTAAACCACGTCctccttttttaatttcagtCCAGTCAAATACGCAGGGGCGGACTGCTGGCTCCGGAGCCCGCTCCTCACTGGCGGAGGACCAAGCGTCCTCCAGTCTCCTCAGGACCAGGCCATGGAACTGTCCACCCCAGAGCAGATGGATGTCACAAACAACTCCGAGGCCTCGGCCCCTCTTCCCATCCGTAAGCCTACAGGGGTCAACCTGGGTCAGATGAAGCAGCAAGCGTACCCTGTCGCTCCCAAGCGGCCCGAACATCTACGTATGAACCTATGACCTACCACACCTCTTTAGGAGAGTTTATTTcctgacttctttttttttctttttttctttattgatattttttaagaaacaaagcaaaaagaGGTGGATGCTAGAGACAATGAAAATCAAAAAATTGCACATCCGCACACTACATACACTGTCACAAGCTGGAGTTTGTGGGTCTGGGACTCGGGCGTGCTGCAGTCGAGAGCTACCAACATCACCATCTCACCACCTCTCCCCCGATGCCTCAGGTGTGACCTGaaatccccccctcccctaccATTACAAAGTAGACTTCCAAGACTTGAAATACATTGAGGAGCTACAGCCTTTGTGTGATCGTGCACTCGAAGGTGACAACGTATCACACCGTATGCAAGCGATTTAAAGCTAAAAGGCAGCCAGTCTACTGTAGGAGATGACGTCCAAAGTGCTCTgtgctttttaaatgaattccAGTGAGAAACTGCTTCCATGGGGAGATTGTGATTCTTCTTAGACTCAAATGCTTCCTGGCTctgaatgaaaagaaacaaatgagGTTTGTGATTGAAAAagataaatcatcatcatcgtgaGCAGTGGAGAAGCAGAGGTTCTGGTACTGATTAACATAGGTTTGCATCTTATGATGTTTTATGAAATGGCTGCATTAATCTGTGCTATGGTGAATCAGAGAACCCAAattaaaggagaagaaaaaaaacactttgacttttcacattCTTTGAGCGTCGATGTTGAGGATGAATTGTGAAACTGCTTATTTGATGTGGGATCCATACGTCGATTATCTCACCAGACGTGATTGAGCATGATGCAATGTTGGCGTGACTCACTCACCCATCACCACAGCAAACTGTTAAGAACTGATCTCGGTGCTGctctgtgacacacactcaccgaACCTCCCCCTGCACCCTCTCCATCTGGCTGCTGGATTGAGTTCCTAATGGGAGAGTGTGGCACCAGTTGATCTGGTCACTGTCTGCAGTTGTGGGGGTTAACTCTCCAAAAAGTTGGGGGCAACATTTATAAAGCCTCTTGCATTAGCATTAACTTGTTTAGGAGGGACATTTTAGAATTCCTGAAAAGCaaggaaaattataataaaatgtaaaaaaaaagaaaaaagaagtgcATTGTCTTTTGTGTCAGCAGATAATAatttatattcagatttatttaaaatcaatatAGCATCATATGAATGGTGAAGACCTTTACATTCATTATAACAGCAGTTTGAATGCGTGGTGACGAAGCTGAAACGAAAACACAGAATTTTCAGTGGTGAAATAACAGAAATTCAAAATCCAATTTACAAACTATCTgtcaaaaagaataaaaacaaacatattgttCTGTCAATTGCAGAAAGGCTCTGACGGTGAGCTGTTATCGTATTACAGTGATGATCTGGCACAATAAACATTTTCTAATTTACTTTATTTCGAAAAActgtttgacctttaaccagctgttcacaaaataaatgtaagaaaTCAGGAACTATGCaaaatgagtaaaaaaaaaaaaacttttcacatCTATGCTGGCTTTAGAGAAAATACTGCAACAATCAGATCTGTGTACAATTTTATGAAAACATCACAGCCGAGCGTTTACTTATGAGGCTGCTGGTCTGGGATCTGGATTATTTTGTGAGCAAGAAATTCATTgtactttacattttttaaacaaatgaaagaaaaaaaaaagaattcctAAATATCATTACCAACTAGAAGTGCAATctcgccatgttaaagaaataaattataattaattaaatgggttcttccttggatcATGACCCAGCCCTCCACAAAACTTCAAGGAAATCATCTCAGTAGTTTATGAATAATcgtgctgacaaacaaacagtaaagaAAACATAACCCGGCCCTGTTGATATGACCTACATGTTTGAACAGGCAAATGCAGCAGAGTCCAATATTAACGATCTAAATTGGTCCTATAACCGAGTAGATTCAAGGGaaatttggaaaaataaaagatacaaaaatcatttaatatttcagacATCTGAGGTCATTTAACCATATGTGACACTGGTTTTATATTATGAATATATCACTGTGCAAATTAAACTCTTCATAATGAAtgtgtgatcacacacacacacacacacaggagtacGTAATAAGCGTGTTGAAAGCATTGGAGCTTTTTTGCGtaattgaaaaacaacagtatATGAACTCAACCACATAATATTCAAACCATATAGAACTAATAATCCCTGCCTTGATCTTCTACCACAGGTCTTCCAGCTTGTTGCTGCTGTATGGCCTTAAAAGTTCGAGACACTTTGATCAGCTACACAAGGCACAAAGAacttcagagaaaaacaaaaacatttaaatactatttttttttttaaatcagatctAAATTAAACAACTAAAGTGATTCTTCTTCACTCAAGGTTAAATTTACGTGGATTATCAGACAGGCAAATTTGACATTACAATGACAAATCAGATAGTTTGAGACATTAACACACAGTATCTCAAAACCTTTTACATACATGTCTTATTATATATAGGTATGTATTATAGTACTCCTGATACTATGGCCTAAATAACAACATGAGGCTGCAGATTAGAGACGATTAGAGTCATTTACTCATTCACCTTTGCTGAAATAGATTGACGGTGTGCGTAAAGGTCCCAGCAGAGAATCTCCCCATGTAAAAGACTGTGTGGAGACTTTATGGGAATGGACAACACAGTGCATCGCTACATATTCCCTTTGTCATCCTTGAATACAGAATATACAACTACTGTCCAGGAGGAGTGTGTTGAGTTTATTAAAAATACTTTCTAAATATCCAAGGGCTCAAATTGAAATAGCATacttttgctgttgtttttctttagaGGTTTAAAATGTGCAAATCCAACCATCTGGTAATTCATGCaagttaaaacagaaaaaggaagtAAGTCTTTGACCCAGCTCTGGTTTGGTAAAGCTATATTCAAGTAGCAGATTGTggtttgacagaaaaaaaactttttaaacttTCTAAAAAAGTTCTTGGCCAGCCCGAAGGTTTCCAGGACACTGTTACAGCCGCAGTTAGCAGGAGTGACGACCAAAAGGGCTTTTGACCACCACGTCACCACGCTGCTTCAAGCTGGCAGAGTTGAGAAACGGTTTTCTGAACGTAGCAGCTAAAGCAGGACCGAGCTGAATATGAGTCAGATGGGAGTGGATGGAATGACAGTATTTTCAGAGTTCTGCTGTTGTTGAAGCAGAGGATGCAGAGGTACAGTGCATCCAGAAGAGTCTGTGGTGTTGATGATAGAAGTGAGTAACGTCACTGGTTGATTCTGCACCTCCATGCGGCCgggctctcctcctgcagccgtcTCATTTTCTTCCCTAACCACACCCACCAGGCCAAACCAATCACGACACAAACCACCGACTCCACGTAGTAGCCGTCCAGTGTCGTCACACAAGCACCGCCTTCCTTCACGCACAGCTGGAGATGGGAAGagggaaaaggaagaagaagagtcagtTTAGGGCTTTTTAGATTAGGACATACAGTGAGGTCCTGTTCGGGCCTGGTGTTAACATCCTTCCTGAGAGTTTCATCCTCTCCCCCTGTGCACTCACCCCTGCCTCCTCTGGGGAGCCACAGCTCTGCCCGACGGCCCCCTGACACGCCTTCGAGGTCAGTGGGTCCACCATCCACAGAGCCACAGTGGACGGCCAGTTCCCTCCGAGGTTAGTGACTGTGTTCAGCAGGGTCATGTACGTCCCGCCGATGAGGGGGTCGCTCACTTTGGCGTGGAAGGCCATGCAGGCAACATACATACTGTACAACGCCACCTGGGGTTAAAACAGGGGAAACTTTTGTTTTAGATGTGCATCGGGTTGAATGATTCATTGCTTCTGATAGCCGGACGGCAACTAGAATTTCTAGCTGAAGTTGTATGACTGATAATAGGAAAAGTGCAGGTCTTAACAAGAACATCAACATTGGTGTTAGAAAAACTATACCAAACAATGGAATAAAGGGAGAAAATGAGAGAAGGGGGGGTAATATACTTGTTAGTATTAACATAGGAACACTGCACCTGATGCCCTGCGTAGCTGAACAGCACGATGGTGTAGTAGTAAACAGGGAACCCTCCGTCCTGTTTTACACTGGATGTCCACCACACCAGCAGCGCATACTCAAGGCCTATGAGCAACCTGCAATCAAAACACTCTGTTAGCGTTAGGTTTCTTGAATGTGTGTATGCTCTCAATCGCGCGTCAATACCTGAAAGGAAAGGCCTTGTAGAAGATGTCCAGCGGTCGGGGCCCTGCTGTGTATTTACTGATGACGACTGGTAGAAGAATCTGCAGAGGCACCATGGGCACCGCCAGCAGTGCCAGCTGCTCCTTGGGAACTCCAGCCTCCACCAGCTTGAGACCTGTCACCGCGTCTGCTGCAGAGAAGCCGATCTGAGAGGAGGTAAACCAAATATTAATCAAGAAACAGTCACATAGAGCAATCTGCCAAATGCTTACAtttttagatcatttcaaaaatGGTAACGTACTTTAGCAGTGAGAAGCAGGGCACAAAATGTGAAGACTGTGGGCATCTTGATAATGGTGAAGAGCAACTTGTAGGTTTCCAAAACGCCCTTTGTCTCCTCCTGTGGGactctcctctttcctttgCCATGCGCAGTCTCCCTTTTAAAGACGGCCACCAGCGTTGTGGAAATCAGGAACACCACCCCCCAAAAGAACAAGAAGTCTGCAGTGGAGCAATAGAAAGCAGCAGAAATTACGATATTTAACTGATCATTTTGGAAACTGTAACaaacattattaataataacattattattcatatttttagcaGGTCAGGGATAGAAAATACCTGACAAGGTCACGATGCCTGTGTCCTTTGGCTCCGCTCTGAGGTACTTGTTGCAGAAATTAGCCGACTCCAGAGCCAGAAAGAGCACGTTCCCCAGGAAGTATCCGGCCGTCTGACCTACAGAGTTGCATGTAGATGCATAACCCACATTTTCTCTGGACAACATGGTCAGGGCCCAGCCATCCACAGCAATATCCTTAGAGACAGAAAAGGCAGAACAACTGtaggatgaaaaaaagaaactatCTACTAGGGCTCGGCGATATGACTTATAATATCACGATTTCAAGCGTCTACCTCGATTAcgattaattaattatttcattttttttgtttaaatacgTGTCTCATAAACCCTagagcaaatcaaacaaacttAAAGTAAACTGCAGTGCTGTACATTTCCTAATTACTTCTTGTAATAGTAATTAGGTGTTTGTGGTTAACATGGCATGTGAGGAGGGAGCATATGCTGCACGGTACGAGGTATTCGGGCCCTGCAGCAAACGGATCGTGGCAGAAACCCGGCAGTTTGTGAATGCACGCATTGGGAAATGTATTAACCGGATTAACCGGCATGAGCAgggttaaaggttcagtttgtaaGATTTAGCTTAaggggatctattggcagatatttaatataaaataatctgtgTATGTTTCATCAAAATTGTACTAATTGCTGTTtactttaccctagaatgagcctttTATGTGTAAATACTTAAAATTTACAACAAGGGGTCCTGCTTCcaagctgccatgttttttacagtagcccagactggacaaactaaacaccttttgagtttttatgaaactgGAAGGGTTCTGTTTCAAGTTTGGATGGTGAGGGTGAGTTGAGGAGGtaatcagctgcaacatgccacttcaccagtagatgtcactaaattctacacacttgaACCATTAAGTCGGTCAGAGGTTACCAATGTCGCTTTCTATGTATTTTCCGTTAACTGCCCAGCCCTACTATGTAAAGTATTTatctctctgcatgtgtgtctgtgtccgtgtTTATAATGGTCTACCTGTGTGGCTGCCAGGAAGGCAAGCATGAAGAACACTGCAGTGAGTATCCCCACATTTGGTCCTCCCTCGCTCTGAAGCAGTGCTTCGACGGTTACAGACAGGTAGAGCATGAAGAGGCCCAGCAAGTACTGTGTGGGCACCAGCCATGACtttctgcagagacagaggaaagagatAGGTGCAGGTCAATTATCAGGAAAAAGATGCTGTACAaactaaaacttttaaaacagtgtatctgtgaagattctcagtcatttGGGTCATGGTA
It encodes:
- the slc33a1 gene encoding acetyl-coenzyme A transporter 1, which codes for MEPSDVIAHKNGRQRKLGGSVPANVNIGDLNRGEMSGSEAEEEDEAEGLIRGSDSEGRRHAARPGIRGELGNVSLLLFLYVLQGIPLGLAGSIPLILQGKNVSYKDQAFFSFVFWPFSLKLLWAPLVDALYFSRFGRRKSWLVPTQYLLGLFMLYLSVTVEALLQSEGGPNVGILTAVFFMLAFLAATQDIAVDGWALTMLSRENVGYASTCNSVGQTAGYFLGNVLFLALESANFCNKYLRAEPKDTGIVTLSDFLFFWGVVFLISTTLVAVFKRETAHGKGKRRVPQEETKGVLETYKLLFTIIKMPTVFTFCALLLTAKIGFSAADAVTGLKLVEAGVPKEQLALLAVPMVPLQILLPVVISKYTAGPRPLDIFYKAFPFRLLIGLEYALLVWWTSSVKQDGGFPVYYYTIVLFSYAGHQVALYSMYVACMAFHAKVSDPLIGGTYMTLLNTVTNLGGNWPSTVALWMVDPLTSKACQGAVGQSCGSPEEAGLCVKEGGACVTTLDGYYVESVVCVVIGLAWWVWLGKKMRRLQEESPAAWRCRINQ
- the rps6kb1b gene encoding ribosomal protein S6 kinase beta-1, translating into MAGVFDIDLDQPEENVSDDEIEEGASINDIMDQCSGFEFNMDDCEKIEISEDVVNQGTENIRPECFELLRVLGKGGYGKVFQVRKVVGAELGKIFAMKVLKKAMIVRNAKDTAHTKAERNILEEVKHPFIVDLMYAFQTGGKLYLILEYLSGGELFMQLEREGIFMEDTACFYLAEISMALGHLHQKGIIYRDLKPENIMLNNQGHVKLTDFGLCKESIHDGTVTHTFCGTIEYMAPEILMRSGHNRAVDWWSLGALMYDMLTGAPPFTGENRKKTIDKILKCKLSLPPYLTQEARDLLKRLLKRNASSRLGAGAGDATEVQAHPFFRHINWEDLLARKVEPPFKPFLQSAEDVSQFDSKFTSQTPVDSPDDSTLSESANQAFLGFTYVAPSVLDNIKERFSFEPKTRSPRRILGSPRTPLSPVKYAGADCWLRSPLLTGGGPSVLQSPQDQAMELSTPEQMDVTNNSEASAPLPIRKPTGVNLGQMKQQAYPVAPKRPEHLRMNL